Sequence from the Rutidosis leptorrhynchoides isolate AG116_Rl617_1_P2 chromosome 3, CSIRO_AGI_Rlap_v1, whole genome shotgun sequence genome:
TTAACAGCGTTCCATATTTCCTCTTCACTAATAGGTGTTTCGAGACCTATTGCATCAGATTCGGACAGCAGCAGCCATTCAGGCCCGTTAACAGCATGGCCCAATAGTTTCGGCCTGCAAGCATTAGCAACACCAAACCTATTCTTGAAGTGATTATATACAGCCTCTTTGACTGTGGACGGGTCATCAATCCACTCGCCATTTATGGTTAAACCTCGGATATTGCATTTGGAACATTTTCTTTTAATGGTGGAGTGGAAAAACTTCGAGTTCTTATCACCTTCCAAAACCCAACGAATGCGTGCCTTTTGTTTCAACATGCCCGTTTTAACCTTCTCCTTTTCCAACCAATTTTTTCTAGTCTCAAGCCATAACTTTCTTTCTTCATCATTTAATGAGTTCATCTCAGCTTTCGATTCTAGCTCATTTGCTTGTTTTTTAAGTTTCATGATCTCCTCATCTAGATTTCCAAATTCGACTTTACTCCAACCTTTTAGTTCATTCTTAACATTTTTTAGTTTATCCCTAAACACACAATCTTTTCTCAAACTTGTAACCGGTTTTGACCAAGCATTATTTATCACACGGTCCACACCTTCTTTGTTAAGCCATTCATCAAATATTTTAAATGGTTTTGGGCCAAAGTCAATGATCTTATCTTGAAGGAGAAGTGGACAATGATCAGATTCTCTTCTTTCTAAAGGAACCACTGATAGGTCACACCAAAGATTGTGGAACTTATTGTTGATGAGGAACCGGTCCAACCTACTAAACTTAACTCCATCGTCGCTAATCCGAGTAAACCTTTTCCCATTTAAAGGGATTTCAACTAAGTTATTTCTGGCAATGAAGTCGTCAAATCGTGTGGCCCGAGCATGATGGAATACACAATTTAGACGCTCCAATTGAAACCTAACTTCGTTGAAAACGCCACATATCACCCAAGACGTATCTAAATACCTCATGATACCATCAAGCGAATCCCACATCTCAAGCTTTTTTGCATCGGTATGGGGCCCATAGACGTTGACGATAATCGTCTCATGACCTGAGCCACACCAATTACCTTGAATTGCCAAAAAATAATCACTAGCAATGGCACTATTGGCCACAAAACAAGACAAATCCCACACCTATAGCATCCCTCTCGAGCTACCAAACGCTTCTTTTTAAACATACTCGCAATTATTATTACCCCAAAGTGTATGTACCCACGAATCCTCAAAATGCTTACATTTTGTTTCTTGAAAAGCCGCTATGTCAGGCCTTTCTTTCGCACATAAACCCTTCACCGACCCAAATTTGCCCTTAACCCCAAATCCACGAACGTTTAAGGAAACAATCTTCATAAAAAATAAATACGAACGAGACAAACAATGATCAGTAACTTACTGAGGATTGAGGTTGGACCACCTCAATCCGACTCGCTCCCCAAATTCTTTGACTTCTGCACTGTTGATTGAATGAAACGTTGAACAATCCTCTCTATGAGACGAATTGGATTTCGATTTTGCCCTCGCAGCTCTCTGCACCATACCAGGTTTTCTACCACAAGATTTACACTTATGCCTCTTCTCATCCCCCAAGTTTTTCCCATTTTTTTGCCATATGTTTCAGCCTCTTGATTCTGAAAGAAGCTTTCCAGTTCATCAACATACCCCAATAACAATTATTGCAGAACGATACCTCCGATGTATTAGATGCTTTTTTTGTCGGTCAAACATTACATCCTGCTTTAATTCTGTTGCTCGTGGTGGGCCTTTCCGGAACATTAATCCTAGGAGATTGGGTTTTGACATTTTCCATTTTTGGGCCAGAACCAACTGGGCATTTAGGCCCATTATCGGAATGCACATCATCGAATCCAGCCCGGCAAGATTCACATGCGTTACCTTGAGTGTCCACCTTTTGGGGACTTCCACCCGCCGTATCATTCTCTGTACACGCAGTCAAATCTATCTTGGTATTAGAGCAACagttattatcatcattaggaGTATTAACAGTCTCTTTTACCACCTCCTCGTTATCTTCTTCATCAATATGCACCCCCGATATCCTTAACCATGCCATTCTACCATCCAGCCAAAAAGCCGTATCCCAAGCCATGATTTTATGAACCCACCTTTTTAATGGATGACACTCCTGGCTAACGACCTTAGCAGCAGCATCAACTAAGTCGAACACCATCATAACGTTTAGTCCACCGAGGAGTTTAATTTGGATATTATCAAACCCTTCTTCCTTGCAaattacttctagatttttaaggaTGCCCATGTTAATGGCCTCACCCACAATTTCATGTTTAAGAACCTCCATGTTGTTGTTCTTTTCTTCCACCTTGACTACTTTTTTCCTTATTCTCTTCCACTCCTTTAGTAGGCAACAAGTCTCCCTTATTCCTGATATTGTTGAGCTTGGAACGTAGGTCCTCTTTGCCCCCAACTACTTCGCTGAATCTGCGGCCATCCTGAACTTAGACCAATCATGACCACCTGCAGCTAGGCCCATATTCATATTCGATTTGTTGTTCCTATGTTTATCTTCTCTTTCTTCCGGTTTAGGGCTTCGTACAGTAGCTTTAAAGATTTTGATGGGAGCATCTGCAAACTTTATGCCTTCCAGCGACTTCAACATCATATTAGCATCGCTTACGTCTGCGAATCTAACAAACGCAAACAGTCTCTTGGTTGCTACATAGACATCACGTACCGTACCATAAGGTTTGAAAACCTTCCATAGATCTACCACCTTCCACTCTTCCGGAAAGTTGAAGAACATGAATGATGTTAGATGATTTCCGTTTGATCCCTTGCGTTGATAACCATAGTCACCGTTGTACCTATCTCTAGAACCCGCCGTGCCTGCCCTCTCAAAACGCTCTCTCTCATCACTCTTTCTCTCTCTatttttctctctcatctctcttaTGACTGATTTCCTGTATTGATGACAAATTCTAGGACTTGACTAATTTACACCAACAAACTATCtatatgtttatatttgtatgggcAAACTAATTTTCAATCAACATTAAACTATGCATATCTCCAAACAAATGAAATAACCTAACCGAATCTGTCTAATAGTAACTTCTAGTAACTTCTAATGACATTGTGTGATTATATTATCGTTATATGTTTATGTACACCTTTTGCAAATTTTCAATCAACATTATATTCTAAAACGAATATAGAAAAGGCATACTTACCAGTTAATGATTTGTATTAAAACCTTACAACTTTAATACAAATCATTAACTGGTAAGTGTATGCTGGTAATATAACCTGATGCATCATTACTCTTACAACCAAATATCTATTCCTTCTAGCTCCAAAACCCAGTCTCTGCAAAAACCAAACACAAAGGCATCATTCAAACAACATATCAAACGCCAATTTTTTTGGCTTTAACGCTTCTTAAACCAATCACGCAGATGTATATACAGTCCGAGTCAAATATATTTGGGTCATTTTAGTATGTCACTGTACCTAACAGCCCAATCACTCTTGTTCTCCAATTAATGGTCAAACAAATGATGATGGTTATTTTAATTTCATCCTTGCTAAATGATGTAGCAAAAAGCTCATATTacgttaaaattaaaataaataggcTCATATTATGCTAAAAGACTTATGTGGATACTAGGTAGAATGATCAAGTATTGTAGGCTGACCAGAAAACGATTTACTCAAAGAACAACCAAGTATATATTACCTGACGAAAGGCGGCTAACAGAATAGATAAAATAATATAAGACCCGATAGTAACTGGGTCAAACAAATCGTTCATGAGATGTTTCCTCTTCTGCTGGTTCTGGCAAAATATTGATGAAAAACTTGGCCTGGAAATAAACAAAATTACATTTGTAGGCAAAAGAAACATGTAGATGCAGAAATAAGAATATTGTTTAGTATAAATCAAACCTGCTTTGTGTTGGCACctgaaattaataatgtacaagTAATAAACAAATTAGAAAACAAATTGCAATTACTACTTAATTGATTTTGTCAAAAGTACTACACATGTAAATAGAGTATTTTAATTTAGATTAATTTCTTAATATGAAAGTGATACTTCTAGTAGCATTAGAAGGAAAAATATACTACATAAACTTCACATGAGATTCTCATCTGAAGCCTCTGACAGAGGTGTAAAACTATATGCATTTGATCCTGTATTATTAATCTGCATTCATCAAATACGACATAAGAAAGCAACACAAAATAAAGTAATAATCAAGAATAATCAATCCCCATAATCATAATTGATATAATTAACCCTGGATACCTTCCTTAAAGTCTGTAGAGCTGACTTCAGCTGTAAAATGGCTAATAAGGACGATTTAGCCAATTAGGACACTGTAAACATTTAAACACATTTTTATGTGACTTTTGACCAGGTTAACGTGTACTAACCACATACATGGTTTCACTTATAGCTAAATTTTAATATCTAACCAGATTGACAAGTTATAAATCAAATGCAACCCAAATTGACCCATTTCCATAGAAGTGGGTCAATGTttcacctctagatgctaagttaAAATCTTTTGAGTGATTGAATAAAGATAATATGACACTGACATTTTGCTTTTTAGCAGGCTTGTACTTACCAGACAGTGAGCATATTAAGACGTTATCACCTGCTTTTCTAACTCGTAGGCTAAGACATAACCTATTCCTGGAAACAAAATTTGCTGATGAACAAGAAAACTATATTAGTGTATACATGGATAATGATAATTTTCATCATATTAAAATGATCCACAATAAGTTCATAAAAATGTTCATCTTTGCATTGATTATTTTAAACAGATAccaactcattaaatcaatgactattttaaactttaaaaggtaAGCCTCTGGGCATTTTCCaaataattataacatgaatgtATGACAGCATATGTTAAATCATATTATTAGCAAGCAACTACTTACAGTGTCACAAAATGCAACATTTCCTATATTCCCCTTTATTATAACTTCAAAATAGTGAATTCAACTGTGGTTCGGTGTTCACTATATTTGTGGGGCATGGTAgacattttattatatttaaatgaaATTATATCATGAATCCATTACGCGTAATCCAGATCATTTCTGTATTGCCAAGTTTGTTAGTGTACCTAAAAGCCATAACTTTGATCGTGACCAAAAAATTTCTTTATCTTTTCTAATTAAAGAGCATGTTAAACACTTTAAATCAACTGTCACACATTCGAATAAATCCACCGCTTTAAATGTTTGGTAAAAGATTTAAATCAACTATCAACTAATGATGATTCAAACAGAGCACAAATTCATCACTTTGTAAACGCaacaatgaaagatataaaagtaccAAAATAAATTTCTACCATGACTACTTAATATACCGGAGAAACAGAGCGTAACTGAGCGTAACTGAGATTTTCATGAATAGGGTTTCAAGTAACGACAATAGTTGTGAAAAAACCCTAATTTTCCGGCGAGTGAGTGACGGAGATTGTGGAGAGAAGAAATATTGGAGGGCAAGTGACTGCTTCTTTAGAATTCAACCTAAATATTAATATTGATGCAGATAGAGCACCATGAGTCGGTAAAAAAATTTTAGCCGTTATCCAACGGTGGGGACGGTGGGAAATTGGGAATCCTCACACCGCGCCGGCGTTAAATCGCCATTAAAGACCGGCGTGGGGATCAGCGTCAGGCTGGTAATGGTGTTGAGTTTGAAAATATAtccgttattttattttattttttcttctatatatatatctacattttATACTCATTTCACAACAACATTATTTCTTCAAACAAATACTTCCTTCTCCAAATTAACTCCTTTCTTTCATAAAATGTCTTCGACATCATCGTCTAACGAAAAGTATTTGATGCAAGTGCTCGATATAGTAAACAACGAGGCGTTAGAAAATGAAAATGAGGCGGAAAGTTCAAACACACGTCGTTACATAGACCGTGAACATGAAGCCGCACATTTACGTCTTATTACTGACCATTTTGTTGAAGGTTGCAAATACTCCAACAATAATTTTAAAAGGAGGTTTCGGATGCGGCGTCGCGTTTTTCTCCGAATTATGGAAGATATTCTCAACTACCGTAAAGATCCGCTACCTAAATATTTTAGGTATTTTCATTTACGAGTTGATGCGCGCGGCAAGTTGAGTATTAGTACATACTTAAAAATAAATGTCGCTCTACGGAAACTAGTTTATGGTGATACACCCGATCTTTTTGACGAGTACTTGCAAGTCGGAACGAACATGTCGTGAAATGCTAATGAACTTCTGTAAGTGTATTATTGATTTATATAAAGATGAATATATGCGAGAGCCTACCACGGATGATATCAAACGATTGTATGAAGCTCACGAAGATATTCACGGTTTACCTGGAATGATGGAATGATGGGAAACAACGACTTAAACGTCTTGAATGCTAGTAATCTCTTCAACTCAATGCTTAATGAAGAAATAGAAGACATTCCTTTTACTGTAAATGGCGTTGAGTACAAAAGAGGATATTATCTAGCCGACGGTATATATCCCGGGTGGGCATCATTTGTTAAGGCGTTTTCAAGTGCAAATGATGAAAAACGTAAGTACTTTTCGAAGAAACAAGCAGCGGCTCGCAAGTATGTTGAGAGGACTTTTGTTATTTTACAAGGGCGTTGGCATATACTACAACAACCGGCAAGGGCATATAGCATCAATCTTATGAAACAAATGATGTATACGTGCATTATCTTACACAATATAATTGTTGAAGATAATGTTTTTGCTCTAACCGAAAATGATTGGGTTTACGAACCCGTTCGTAATATGCAAACAACTTGGATCGAGAGGTGCGAAACTTACAGGAGGAGGACTAAAGAATTACGAGATAGGGAATTGCATGAGGGCCTACGATCGGATTTGGTTGAACATGTATGGGCTAATCGTGAGACGTCGGGGACGGATTAAGTATTGTGTTTTTTATTAAATAATGTAtttttaagtatttttttttaattaatgtaattttttattaatgaaatttagaattgcatttgtttttatatttttaatatataattaaactatataatattattaaaagtgtttaaaaaataattaaataatgatttaacactgagatttaacactgaacgatTTTCCCTGTTTTGGCATCAGTGTTAaatccagtgttaaatttaacagtgagatttaacactgaacgacTCTTAGTGCTCTTATGGTTTATCGCCATAGAAGATATACGTAGCTTGGCCGGTATTTTCATGCGGTTTGTAAATTGTAGTGCTTCCAGGGAAGTACCATTAAATCTATGGGCCACATAACTAAAAACTAAACCTTTATCCCTTTTAGTATTGGTTTTGCTATAGTATTTGATTATTAATCAAAACGCTCATTTTGGTAGCTAAGTATAAGGATTCGCCTTCAAATACTTGTAATTGTTAAAAATACGTCGCAAGCCATATCTGCGACAATGTATAAAATTTAAGTCGCGAAGACTTAGAATCATGACCGAAAACAACACGAGTCGCAATGTTGCACGATAATTGAAACACCCTTGACTCGATTTTTCTAATAAAACGCGCGACACACGCTAAAACAGGTTCTGACCTGTAGTAGTTTTTAAGTATAACGTGCATCACCCACAAAGGGTACGCGGCATACATCAAGCATGTTCCGGGCCTGCATTACAAAGCAGCCTTTTTGACTCACAAAACTTGACACAAAAGACCCCTAACTTTGAACTTTCACACTATAACCAAGAACAACATCATATATTCCTTGTTAATTGTGCAAAGTACTTTTTGCACACCATTTTCACACATTATGCTACTAAAACAAACACACACATAGTGACTTTCATACAATTAACAATTTCAAAATACTTGTACTAAATCAAGCTAAAACATATGACGAAAGACTTCAAGGGAACACTAACAAATCAAGTGGTGCATCCTTGGGGGAACAGGACATCGAACTGCTGGAGTGTTAAGTTAGAATTAAACAATGTTTGCTGAATCTGTGAAACTTGTGACCGCGAGTTTAGACTTATGGTCGCAAGAATCACATTAGAGAAAGGGTTTGCTGAGAAAACAAAACTCGCGATGACAAGAATTTAGTTACGGTCGCGAGAATGGTATCTGACCAGAATATTCTAGATTTAGGTAGCTTGCCCGTGGAGTACACCTTTCTCTGTGTTTTAgagttgagatataaccacgttaaatctcgtgtcatttatctttatttatttatgctTTATTATTAGTTTGTCGTTCGTGGGTGTGGTGATTAGTATATATCAACTATCTagtttgggtcctaaatcctaacaagtggtatcatgaGCTCAAGGTATCAAGTTTGGGAGCGATTGCGAATTGGAAGCAAGAAGAAAAAAAACGAGTTGTTGCTGATCAGATTCGTTTTTTGGTTTAGGTTAAACGACGGGCTAGGGATTTTTCTTGCAACACGTACCGATAATAGATGACTCAGTTGGTCGCAATGAACTCATGGATATGTCTATGTATCCAGGTGAGTTGATCACATAGAAATTCGAGTAACGGTTCTAAAAGTTATCATGCAATCGTACGCGTCATTTGTATGATGATGGTGGTTCTTTTTCGGGAAGGGTACGGAGTCAAGGTCGGGTCAATGGGTTTATTGCCGAGAGATTTGTTTGGAGATCCGGGTGTTGGATCTGAGTTCTCGTTCTTCGCGATCCCATGCGAGAGAATGATTGAAATTTCAAATTAGGAGTTTCAGGAGCTGCTATAGTAGAAAATTCGTAGAGGGTTCATTTACCGTTGGATCAACTTG
This genomic interval carries:
- the LOC139900624 gene encoding uncharacterized protein; amino-acid sequence: MGNNDLNVLNASNLFNSMLNEEIEDIPFTVNGVEYKRGYYLADGIYPGWASFVKAFSSANDEKRKYFSKKQAAARKYVERTFVILQGRWHILQQPARAYSINLMKQMMYTCIILHNIIVEDNVFALTENDWVYEPVRNMQTTWIERCETYRRRTKELRDRELHEGLRSDLVEHVWANRETSGTD